Proteins from a genomic interval of Sugiyamaella lignohabitans strain CBS 10342 chromosome C, complete sequence:
- a CDS encoding uncharacterized protein (expressed protein) — protein sequence MPLEQRYDTLQDNYIVRLHRNVDPENPVNAESTWWRKHMEHNELVQRLYEVLPKEEIFQDRIRRRKPPWKKEDMECESKAWKVKSELKKKIYQRHHTIWETQYRTSAKGEFYRSYTLPRLYNADHKNPLRYFLNECSKNELSKLVQLRTAKGAFGMFFKRFKINNRPHQCECGEEEDVKHLLCECPVTENHRQILRDASAMLDLKVLLDSKKGLKAVLAFLAKAPQLL from the coding sequence ATGCCTTTAGAGCAACGATATGATACCTTACAGGATAATTATATCGTGCGACTACATCGTAATGTGGATCCTGAGAACCCAGTTAATGCTGAGTCTACATGGTGGAGAAAGCATATGGAACACAATGAGTTGGTCCAACGACTCTATGAGGTTCTACCCAAAGAGGAAATCTTTCAAGACCGGATTCGACGACGGAAACCGCCGTGGAAGAAAGAGGACATGGAATGTGAAAGTAAAGCCTGGAAGGTCAAGAGTGAactaaagaaaaagatttaTCAAAGACATCACACAATATGGGAAACACAATACCGGACGTCTGCAAAAGGAGAGTTTTACCGGTCATATACTCTTCCAAGGTTATATAATGCAGACCACAAAAACCCTTTGAGATATTTCTTAAATGAATGCTCAAAGAATGAACTCAGTAAACTGGTGCAGTTACGAACAGCCAAAGGAGCGTTTGGAATGTTCTTCAAGAGGtttaaaatcaacaaccgACCCCATCAATGTGAATGTggagaggaagaagatgttaAACATCTATTATGTGAGTGCCCAGTCACTGAAAATCATCGTCAGATCTTACGTGATGCTTCTGCGATGCTAGATCTAAAAGTCCTCCTTGATTCCAAGAAGGGCTTAAAAGCGGTATTGGCTTTTTTGGCCAAAGCTCCGCAATTACTTTAG
- the RRN7 gene encoding Rrn7p (Component of the core factor (CF) rDNA transcription factor complex; CF is required for transcription of 35S rRNA genes by RNA polymerase I and is composed of Rrn6p, Rrn7p, and Rrn11p; GO_component: GO:0070860 - RNA polymerase I core factor complex [Evidence IDA] [PMID 7958901]; GO_component: GO:0070860 - RNA polymerase I core factor complex [Evidence IDA] [PMID 8702872]; GO_component: GO:0070860 - RNA polymerase I core factor complex [Evidence IDA] [PMID 8887672]; GO_component: GO:0005730 - nucleolus [Evidence IEA]; GO_component: GO:0005730 - nucleolus [Evidence IDA] [PMID 22362748]; GO_component: GO:0005634 - nucleus [Evidence IEA]; GO_function: GO:0003677 - DNA binding [Evidence IEA]; GO_function: GO:0001164 - RNA polymerase I CORE element sequence-specific DNA binding [Evidence IDA] [PMID 18451108]; GO_function: GO:0001187 - RNA polymerase I CORE element sequence-specific DNA binding transcription factor recruiting transcription factor activity [Evidence IC]; GO_function: GO:0017025 - TBP-class protein binding [Evidence IDA,IPI] [PMID 8702872]; GO_function: GO:0046872 - metal ion binding [Evidence IEA]; GO_process: GO:0006355 - regulation of transcription, DNA-templated [Evidence IEA]; GO_process: GO:0006361 - transcription initiation from RNA polymerase I promoter [Evidence NAS] [PMID 7958901]; GO_process: GO:0042790 - transcription of nuclear large rRNA transcript from RNA polymerase I promoter [Evidence IDA,IMP] [PMID 7958901]; GO_process: GO:0006351 - transcription, DNA-templated [Evidence IEA]) has product MSSIWVRGPVCGVDNCRSRLWRSVDGRKVCQYGHVKEGIEVGDDDDDFLAFGRVISRPSSRRNSSAQEKEHALIGAAAQALYFQCLQVVLRQQVKWLIEEKGVPSELEGVVRSLWTILVNQTKFGVSNMNSSRASSAAKSDASQDESEKYTTHNDEDTGNDEDEDDYDDDGDEENNYRNDSDTERERRGRRKIKTEKLPEIKFGHLVVICYLGCVTIRSPVYLYDFQKWIERLEFPFIRALAYLPLEMSQKVVGTHYRGLLSPEIPRDGKLHGLLAELGSFYIHSGVTFPPQPVEPLLFRMIKDLLLPPEIYVASEKLAEALEISLLVSISNHYYPQFETALFGVIIIAVRLCYGVGDEWTRVPKSYSTPASKTIDWDLWCDIMRKIWVEDDEFFDVNESDICYWDPEKSERYLSWVENSLLILPRFRSEYKRLLQLFPLGKYDKSGNPMSTKAFEPRQGHPRSDLAIHAGEKEIEELYRIVQSTTRNVECHYPEDVLDKIKVKGVLLSPGARFETYRQNDKLPLFMTIVCHVGSKLCGVSFDSVKRLIHDLDRKCNKLDFSAMSEQSFY; this is encoded by the coding sequence ATGAGTTCAATCTGGGTTAGAGGCCCAGTATGTGGTGTAGACAACTGCAGGTCAAGGCTTTGGAGATCAGTTGATGGTCGAAAAGTGTGTCAATATGGCCATGTGAAAGAGGGCATAGAAGTgggagatgatgatgacgacttTTTAGCATTTGGGCGAGTAATATCAAGACCCAGTAGCCGGAGAAACTCCTCGGCTCAAGAGAAAGAACATGCTTTGATAGGAGCCGCTGCACAGGCTCTCTACTTTCAATGCCTACAGGTTGTATTGAGGCAGCAAGTAAAATGGTTGATTGAAGAAAAAGGTGTCCCTTCAGAACTGGAGGGTGTGGTGAGATCCCTATGGACAATATTGGTCAACCAAACTAAATTTGGAGTATCTAATATGAACTCCAGCAGGGCCAGTAGCGCTGCTAAAAGCGATGCTTCTCAAGATGAATCTGAGAAATACACTACCCACAACGATGAAGATACGGGaaatgatgaggatgaggatgattatgatgatgatggtgatgaggAAAACAATTACAGAAATGATAGTGATACTGAGAGGGAAAGACGAGGGAGAAGGAAAATCAAGACAGAAAAGTTACCTGAAATAAAATTCGGCCATCTTGTGGTAATCTGCTATTTAGGATGTGTGACTATACGAAGTCCAGTTTATTTGTACGACTTTCAAAAATGGATCGAAAGATTAGAGTTCCCTTTTATCAGAGCTTTAGCTTATTTGCCCTTAGAGATGTCGCAGAAGGTAGTTGGGACACATTATCGGGGTCTATTATCACCTGAGATACCAAGGGATGGGAAATTACACGGTTTACTTGCCGAACTTGGTAGCTTCTATATTCACTCTGGAGTAACTTTTCCACCTCAGCCTGTTGAACCGTTGCTGTTCAGAATGATAAAAGATTTACTGCTACCTCCAGAGATATATGTTGCAAGTGAAAAGCTTGCAGAGGCCTTGGAAATAAGTCTTTTGGTGTCCATTTCCAATCATTATTATCCACAATTTGAGACTGCACTATTTGGTGTGATAATAATTGCAGTGAGACTCTGCTATGGTGTAGGTGATGAATGGACAAGGGTTCCCAAGTCATATTCCACACCAGCTTCTAAAACTATTGATTGGGATCTGTGGTGTGACATAATGCGAAAAATTTGggttgaagatgacgagttTTTTGATGTCAACGAGTCTGATATCTGTTATTGGGACCCTGAGAAAAGTGAAAGGTATCTTAGCTGGGTTGAAAATAGTCTGCTGATTCTCCCACGGTTCAGATCGGAGTACAAGCGACTACTCCAACTCTTTCCGCTTGGAAAATATGACAAAAGCGGAAATCCAATGAGCACAAAGGCTTTTGAGCCTCGACAGGGGCACCCTCGATCTGATCTTGCTATTCATGCTGGAGAGAAGGAGATAGAAGAGCTCTACCGAATAGTACAGTCTACCACTAGGAATGTTGAATGCCACTATCCAGAGGACGTTTTagacaaaatcaaagtcaaagGCGTTTTACTTAGTCCTGGAGCCAGGTTTGAGACGTATCGACAAAACGACAAGCTTCCTTTATTTATGACAATAGTTTGTCATGTTGGATCCAAACTTTGCGGGGTAAGCTTTGACTCTGTTAAACGATTGATACATGATTTAGACCGAAAATGCAATAAACTTGACTTTTCTGCCATGTCTGAGCAATCCTTCTACTAA
- the CDC21 gene encoding thymidylate synthase (Thymidylate synthase; required for de novo biosynthesis of pyrimidine deoxyribonucleotides; expression is induced at G1/S; GO_component: GO:0005634 - nucleus [Evidence IEA,IEA]; GO_component: GO:0005634 - nucleus [Evidence IDA] [PMID 8132557]; GO_function: GO:0008168 - methyltransferase activity [Evidence IEA]; GO_function: GO:0004799 - thymidylate synthase activity [Evidence IEA,IEA]; GO_function: GO:0004799 - thymidylate synthase activity [Evidence IMP] [PMID 334734]; GO_function: GO:0004799 - thymidylate synthase activity [Evidence IDA] [PMID 6287238]; GO_function: GO:0016740 - transferase activity [Evidence IEA]; GO_process: GO:0006231 - dTMP biosynthetic process [Evidence IEA]; GO_process: GO:0006231 - dTMP biosynthetic process [Evidence IMP] [PMID 334734]; GO_process: GO:0006231 - dTMP biosynthetic process [Evidence IMP] [PMID 794696]; GO_process: GO:0006235 - dTTP biosynthetic process [Evidence IEA]; GO_process: GO:0032259 - methylation [Evidence IEA]; GO_process: GO:0009165 - nucleotide biosynthetic process [Evidence IEA]) translates to MTSDESLTTGGPVKTNTENVEERAYLDLCKDIIEQGEFRADRTGTGTYSLFAPNQLRFSLRNGTLPLLTTKRVYFKGVLEELLWFVKGSTDSKLLSDRGVHIWDGNGSREFLDKRGLEHRREGDLGPVYGFQWRHFGAKYEDCDTDYSGKGVDQLAEVIRKIKETPYDRRIIMSAWNPADMNDMALPPCHVFSQFYVSFRNGKPELSCQLYQRSCDMGLGVPFNIASYALLTKMIAKVCGIECGDFIHTMGDAHVYADHVEALKVQIARTPTDFPTLRFARDITDIDDFKYEDFVVEGYKPQSKIEMKMSV, encoded by the coding sequence ATGACTTCAGACGAAAGCTTGACTACTGGAGGTCCAGTTAAGACAAACACGGAAAATGTTGAAGAGAGAGCATACTTAGACCTTTGTAAAGATATTATTGAGCAAGGAGAATTTAGAGCCGACAGAACAGGCACAGGCACATATAGTTTGTTTGCCCCAAATCAACTACGCTTCAGCCTCCGGAATGGCACCTTGCCACTTTTAACTACTAAACGAGTATATTTCAAAGGTGTCTTGGAAGAACTATTATGGTTTGTCAAAGGGTCTACTGATTCGAAATTGCTTTCTGACAGAGGCGTTCATATTTGGGATGGCAATGGAAGTCGAGAGTTTTTGGACAAGCGAGGACTAGAACACAGACGTGAGGGAGATCTTGGACCCGTGTATGGTTTCCAATGGAGACATTTTGGCGCCAAATATGAGGATTGCGATACTGATTACTCTGGTAAAGGAGTAGATCAACTGGCAGAAGTGATACGAAAAATCAAGGAGACACCATATGACAGACGAATAATCATGTCAGCATGGAATCCCGCCGATATGAACGATATGGCTCTTCCACCTTGTCACGTATTTTCTCAGTTTTATGTAAGCTTCCGTAATGGTAAGCCAGAGCTTTCTTGTCAGTTATATCAAAGAAGTTGTGATATGGGCTTGGGAGTGCCATTTAATATTGCCTCTTATGCTTTGTTAACGAAGATGATCGCTAAGGTTTGTGGAATAGAATGTGGTGATTTTATTCACACAATGGGCGATGCTCATGTCTACGCAGACCATGTTGAAGCGCTCAAAGTGCAAATTGCGAGAACCCCTACAGACTTCCCTACTCTGCGCTTTGCAAGAGATATCACCGATATTGATGATTTCAAGTATGAGGATTTTGTTGTCGAAGGATATAAACCCCAATCTAAGATTGAGATGAAAATGTCGGTgtaa
- the PBP1 gene encoding Pbp1p (Component of glucose deprivation induced stress granules; involved in P-body-dependent granule assembly; similar to human ataxin-2; interacts with Pab1p to regulate mRNA polyadenylation; interacts with Mkt1p to regulate HO translation; protein increases in abundance and relative distribution to the nucleus increases upon DNA replication stress; GO_component: GO:0005737 - cytoplasm [Evidence IEA,IEA]; GO_component: GO:0005737 - cytoplasm [Evidence IDA] [PMID 11914276]; GO_component: GO:0005737 - cytoplasm [Evidence IDA] [PMID 14562095]; GO_component: GO:0005737 - cytoplasm [Evidence IDA] [PMID 22842922]; GO_component: GO:0010494 - cytoplasmic stress granule [Evidence IDA] [PMID 18981231]; GO_component: GO:0005739 - mitochondrion [Evidence IEA,IEA]; GO_component: GO:0005739 - mitochondrion [Evidence IDA] [PMID 14576278]; GO_component: GO:0005739 - mitochondrion [Evidence IDA] [PMID 16823961]; GO_component: GO:0005634 - nucleus [Evidence IEA,IEA]; GO_component: GO:0005634 - nucleus [Evidence IDA] [PMID 11914276]; GO_component: GO:0005634 - nucleus [Evidence IDA] [PMID 14562095]; GO_component: GO:0005844 - polysome [Evidence IDA] [PMID 15082763]; GO_function: GO:0003729 - mRNA binding [Evidence IDA] [PMID 23222640]; GO_process: GO:0006378 - mRNA polyadenylation [Evidence IGI,IMP,IPI] [PMID 9819425]; GO_process: GO:0045727 - positive regulation of translation [Evidence IMP,IPI] [PMID 15082763]; GO_process: GO:0034063 - stress granule assembly [Evidence IMP] [PMID 18981231]), whose amino-acid sequence MSTTASRGGRQPSVSGRNGSNGGGRRFNGGGGGNSGQGSSSSANGNGINSGTNLAAVDPPLVRGGPGGRASLSGPSTTSGPGSNATAGSGSGAGSRGSGGIGPKNAWSKPLQSSVTTTSGGSSGSGTTVSNNNSNSNSGALSNVAGSNESNSQNHSSAAAATPASSAFSSGSTESVASGDPEKHMNDRLTFLLAKSIGCTAIVTVASGHRYKGILAGALTDSDLGVVLRFAEKTSSVPGIEDEDAAADPNGNSGTSGTTGNKASGNNSTSAAGDDGKNKRNGSEEQKRFDKLVIAPKDCVDIFIENPDLTPDVKSETPANSVSSGINKSSGAFKTDTDISGRRNGLGGERELQRWTPDSNIELGVTLEETAGSNSGGWDQFSVNKQKFGVASTYDEHYYTTAIDKSHPEYQERARRAEQIAAEITKSGHGGNVHLAEERGLAIDDSGLDEEDKYSGVDRGQQKRDSLGQTSGQSQRVPVQKLFQQAHREKLQGQGQAQTGYEPDQRQTPSPPVPSGSTKAKKYTPPQFRAPTGVKGVPGVPYDPAIVSSSLASPDGSLAPRTQDMSARVGKSDDKSNTPTAVAPAATASATASAAPVVQAANSEGANASSNTSASDSPSGGIEKELAGNFRQFVSVEVQRLNQKKQYLQKREKSERLHDFKKFSEDYKINAPVPLDLVPILAKGKDKQEEIVQRAAANAAAAHSPKTSPSTSKTSTVAPALPATGSPRGTSTESSPAITNNTHPSTLDGATSTGTKAVLPNKPTTKPSTVQPTPAVPAVPVPVSTAPVTTSAPASTPATGTPVPSAAAAEKPKFNFKVPGFKPNPSAHSFTPFGAKGSPSPVASQISSPQTKVTAPVPETGSATGRAPVATATANSATSGTATPNSFFGGRQPGAKSRQNKFNPFLEAKSHHKPDETFTIERAFATPPTWTPGVEKSYSEVLTSLKISSPRIGGFFPPGSGGIGSPRPSVTGFAPSASPMGMSGAANLVAMMPATAFDEVGNPIMTTSPPPIPGQMMPAGMVPVGYPQYVPQYGAPQYYGRPPPMGFPMGYLPPQAGYGSPRMHQAMMVPPGQPSNGYYPPQHQFIPQQRTHHNNNNNYSRRGSAGPGNHGGGGGGPPTSLPPQMQGQFPPPPASNALNSKSPTPTTPVEEEK is encoded by the coding sequence ATGAGCACTACTGCCTCCCGGGGTGGCAGACAGCCATCTGTTTCGGGCCGAAACGGTAGCAATGGTGGAGGTAGGAGATtcaatggtggtggtggtggcaaCTCTGGCCAGGGCTCATCATCGTCTGCGAATGGTAACGGTATCAACTCAGGCACCAatttggctgctgttgatcCACCTCTTGTTAGAGGAGGTCCTGGTGGAAGAGCCAGCCTTAGTGGTCCTAGCACTACTTCTGGCCCTGGTTCGAATGCCACTGCTGGTTCaggatctggtgctggatctcgtggtagtggtggtattgGACCTAAAAATGCATGGAGTAAGCCTCTTCAGTCGTCAGTGACAACTACTTCTGGAGGCTCTTCAGGTTCTGGTACCACTGTATCCAATAATAATTCCAATTCAAATTCTGGCGCATTAAGCAATGTTGCTGGTTCAAACGAATCGAACTCACAGAACCATTCATCAGCAGCCGCAGCAACcccagcttcttctgcctTTTCTTCGGGTTCTACAGAGTCAGTAGCCTCTGGTGACCCTGAAAAGCACATGAATGATAGACTGACTTTCCTGCTAGCCAAATCGATTGGCTGTACTGCGATTGTGACGGTTGCATCTGGACATAGATATAAAGGTATTCTAGCCGGTGCTTTGACCGACTCTGATTTAGGAGTTGTGTTGAGATTTGCTGAAAAAACATCTTCAGTGCCGGGAAtcgaagacgaagatgcCGCTGCTGACCCGAATGGCAACAGCGGCACTTCTGGTACTACTGGAAATAAGGCCAGTGGAAATAACTCTACTAGTGCAGCAGGCGACGATGGTAAGAATAAACGCAATGGATCTGAGGAGCAAAAGCGTTTCGACAAACTAGTCATAGCTCCAAAGGATTGTGTTGACATATTTATTGAGAACCCAGACCTCACGCCTGATGTCAAGTCAGAAACACCTGCCAACTCCGTTTCGAGCGGAATCAATAAAAGTAGCGGGGCTTTCAAAACTGATACAGACATTTCCGGACGCAGAAATGGACTGGGAGGAGAAAGAGAACTTCAAAGGTGGACACCCGACTCTAATATTGAACTTGGAGTTACTTTGGAAGAGACTGCTGGCTCAAACTCTGGTGGCTGGGACCAGTTTTCggtaaacaaacaaaagtTCGGCGTGGCTTCTACTTATGATGAGCACTATTATACTACGGCTATTGATAAGAGTCACCCTGaatatcaagaaagagCCCGACGTGCAGAGCagattgctgctgaaatcACAAAATCTGGGCATGGTGGAAATGTCCACCTTGCCGAAGAAAGAGGTCTCGCTATAGACGATAGTGGCCTTGATGAGGAAGACAAATATTCTGGTGTGGATAGAGGCCAGCAGAAGCGTGACAGTTTAGGACAAACATCAGGACAGAGCCAGAGAGTGCCGGTTCAAAAACTGTTTCAACAAGCTCACCGGGAAAAGCTTCAAGGCCAGGGTCAAGCACAGACTGGTTATGAACCCGACCAAAGACAAACGCCTTCACCACCTGTCCCATCCGGTTCTACCAAGGCGAAAAAGTATACCCCACCTCAATTTAGAGCACCAACAGGTGTCAAGGGAGTTCCAGGTGTTCCATATGATCCAGCCATCGTTTCGAGTTCTTTGGCCTCCCCTGATGGTAGCCTTGCTCCTAGGACTCAAGATATGTCGGCCCGTGTTGGGAAGTCAGATGACAAGTCCAACACAcctactgctgttgctcctgctgctactgcttctgctactgcttctgccgcGCCAGTTGTCCAAGCTGCTAATTCTGAAGGAGCTAATGCTTCTTCAAACACTTCAGCCTCTGATTCACCGTCTGGTGGTATTGAAAAGGAACTGGCTGGTAATTTCCGCCAGTTTGTATCTGTCGAGGTACAAAGGCTGaatcaaaagaaacaatACTTacaaaaaagagaaaagtcCGAGAGGTTACAtgatttcaagaagttCTCGGAAGACTATAAAATTAACGCTCCGGTGCCTTTAGACTTGGTACCTATTTTAGCCAAGGGTAAAGATAAACAAGAGGAGATAGTTCAAAGagcagctgccaatgctgctgcagctcATAGCCCTAAAACCTCGCCATCAACCTCTAAGACCTCGACGGTGGCACCAGCTCTTCCAGCTACTGGGTCACCTCGTGGAACATCTACTGAGTCTTCTCCTGCCATTACCAACAACACACATCCATCAACATTGGATGGTGCTACTAGTACTGGCACAAAGGCTGTCCTTCCTAACAAACCAACCACGAAACCTTCGACTGTTCAGCCAACTCCAGCTGTGCCTGCAGTTCCAGTACCGGtttcaacagcaccagtcaCTACCTCAGCTCCCGCTTCTACACCAGCTACTGGTACGCCTGTTCCTagtgcagcagctgctgaaaaacCTAAATTCAATTTCAAGGTACCAGGGTTTAAACCCAATCCCTCTGCTCACTCTTTCACTCCATTCGGAGCAAAAGGATCTCCATCACCAGTTGCATCCCAAATCTCATCACCACAGACCAAGGTTACAGCACCTGTCCCTGAAACCGGTTCAGCCACTGGACGTGCACCAGTGGCCACGGCAACAGCAAATTCGGCTACTAGCGGTACTGCTACACCGAATTCTTTCTTTGGGGGCAGACAGCCAGGTGCTAAATCTCGTCAAAATAAGTTCAACCCCTTCTTGGAGGCAAAATCACATCACAAACCCGATGAAACTTTTACAATCGAACGGGCATTTGCTACTCCTCCAACATGGACTCCTGGTGTTGAGAAGTCATACTCTGAAGTTCTGACATCGTTAAAAATTAGCTCGCCTAGAATTGGAGGCTTTTTCCCTCCTGGTTCGGGTGGAATCGGATCACCCCGTCCATCTGTTACAGGATTTGCCCCTTCGGCCTCTCCAATGGGCATGTCCGGAGCTGCTAACCTTGTAGCAATGATGCCCGCTACTGCTTTTGATGAAGTTGGAAATCCTATAATGAcaacttcaccaccacctaTCCCTGGTCAGATGATGCCCGCTGGAATGGTCCCAGTGGGTTACCCACAATATGTGCCTCAATACGGAGCTCCACAGTATTATGGTCGGCCACCACCCATGGGCTTTCCTATGGGATATCTACCTCCCCAAGCTGGTTACGGTTCTCCTCGCATGCACCAAGCGATGATGGTCCCTCCTGGACAACCTTCTAACGGCTATTATCCTCCACAACACCAATTTATTCCACAACAACGAACAcatcataataataataacaattaCTCAAGGCGAGGCTCGGCAGGACCTGGTAATcatggtggtggtggtggcggtCCTCCTACTTCGTTACCACCACAAATGCAGGGCCAGTTTCCACCGCCACCTGCCTCTAATGCGCTAAATTCAAAGTCCCCCACTCCAACGACcccagttgaagaagaaaaatag